In Vibrio tritonius, the following are encoded in one genomic region:
- a CDS encoding ABC transporter permease, protein MLWPVVKALLGHYRRYPLQVVLVWLGLTLGVSLLSGVTAINQYARQSYQTGEKLFASPLPYRIRPQHVSARIPQGFYVHLRRAGFEQCVPLDSYAVTTQKGVELNLVGIDPAAMVPLNRGLNLDSLPTLQLMYPPHPVMVSKDLAHLQHWRDGDSIILDDGSQLGPILVDQHNLLKGIRIVADMTVVHQYRNSNGFSMIACGDMSSATLDRLQQQLPQGIVLVRTAKTELSSLTHAFHLNLTAMGMLSFLVGLFIFYQAMSLSLTQRQPLVGMLRQAGVSGGQLAKALTIELVLLVSVSWLCGNLFGLILANKLIPAVSASLHDLYDANVGLSIHWQWSWSLYSLFMAFLGAFASCAWPLVRLLKSQPIRLTTRLSLLRFAGAEFAVQAVIAIALGITAFAVYQSPKTQSVGFILIGLVLLSVALITPFIVWKVFDFLSYRVGWVKVRWFFADAAASMSYRGVATMAFMIAMAANIGVETMVGSFRSTTDQWLNDRLAADLYLYPTNANASQISNWLEQQPEVSNVWWRWQKDVLSNKGTIQVVSTGHTQGEQDSLTIKLAIPHYWYFTHSTKAVMISESMAIKQQIRPGDFIDLPTPLGKNWLVTGVYYDYGNPYSQIMMSQYNWLSVFAGEGNVSLAVVFSPGHHDTDALKKRLISEFRFGIDRIHSNAVIHKKAMRVFDRTFTITDTLGNITLLIAVCGIFFATLAGEISRQRHVSLLRCLGVSGKELVWVGALQLFVFWAIALLIALPLGILLAHLMVDVLLRDSFGWTMQVQLVPSKYAQTALLSMLALLVAGALPVLRLVRKSPLKSLRDAL, encoded by the coding sequence ATGTTATGGCCCGTAGTTAAAGCGCTACTTGGTCATTACCGCCGTTATCCATTGCAAGTTGTTTTGGTCTGGCTTGGTTTAACGCTGGGGGTATCACTATTATCCGGCGTGACCGCGATTAACCAATATGCTCGCCAGTCTTATCAGACGGGAGAAAAACTGTTTGCTAGCCCGCTACCTTATCGTATCCGACCTCAGCATGTTTCTGCTCGTATTCCGCAAGGCTTCTATGTGCACTTACGTCGTGCCGGTTTTGAACAGTGTGTTCCTCTGGATAGTTACGCAGTCACTACACAAAAGGGCGTCGAACTCAATTTAGTTGGGATTGATCCCGCAGCGATGGTGCCCCTAAATCGTGGGTTGAACTTAGATAGCCTTCCGACACTGCAATTGATGTATCCACCGCATCCGGTCATGGTGAGTAAAGACTTAGCCCATCTACAGCATTGGCGAGATGGCGACTCGATTATCTTGGATGATGGCAGTCAGCTTGGTCCGATTTTGGTCGACCAACATAATTTGCTCAAAGGTATTCGTATTGTTGCGGATATGACAGTGGTCCATCAATACCGTAACAGTAATGGTTTTTCGATGATCGCTTGTGGTGATATGTCTTCCGCAACACTTGATCGTTTACAGCAGCAACTTCCGCAAGGCATCGTGTTAGTGCGTACGGCCAAGACGGAACTTTCCTCTTTAACTCATGCGTTCCATCTAAATCTCACTGCGATGGGGATGCTGTCGTTTTTAGTGGGATTATTTATTTTCTACCAAGCCATGTCGTTATCACTCACGCAGCGTCAGCCGTTGGTCGGTATGTTAAGACAAGCGGGTGTGTCCGGAGGACAGCTTGCGAAAGCTTTAACGATTGAGTTGGTGCTATTGGTTTCAGTGAGTTGGTTGTGTGGCAATTTATTTGGCCTAATATTAGCCAATAAACTGATTCCAGCTGTTTCTGCCAGCTTACACGATTTGTATGATGCCAACGTAGGGCTTTCAATTCATTGGCAATGGTCATGGAGTCTATACAGTCTCTTTATGGCGTTTCTTGGTGCATTTGCGTCTTGCGCGTGGCCTCTGGTGCGTTTACTGAAATCTCAACCGATTCGTCTTACGACTCGACTTTCCTTGCTGCGTTTTGCCGGGGCAGAATTTGCGGTACAAGCTGTCATCGCAATTGCGCTTGGTATTACCGCATTTGCAGTGTATCAATCCCCAAAAACTCAATCTGTTGGTTTTATTCTTATTGGTTTAGTGCTGCTCAGTGTTGCCTTAATTACCCCCTTTATTGTGTGGAAAGTGTTTGACTTCTTATCCTATCGGGTTGGTTGGGTAAAAGTTCGTTGGTTTTTTGCTGATGCGGCGGCAAGCATGAGCTATCGCGGTGTTGCTACCATGGCATTTATGATTGCAATGGCGGCGAATATTGGTGTCGAAACCATGGTTGGTAGCTTTCGAAGCACCACCGACCAGTGGCTGAATGACCGTCTTGCTGCGGACCTATACCTTTATCCAACGAATGCAAATGCGTCACAAATTAGTAATTGGCTTGAGCAACAACCAGAAGTCTCAAATGTTTGGTGGCGTTGGCAAAAAGATGTGCTGTCAAATAAAGGTACGATTCAAGTGGTTAGCACGGGTCATACTCAAGGTGAACAAGACTCATTGACGATTAAGCTGGCCATTCCACATTATTGGTATTTTACCCATTCAACCAAAGCCGTGATGATCAGTGAATCCATGGCAATTAAGCAGCAAATTCGCCCTGGCGATTTTATCGACTTACCAACGCCATTGGGCAAAAACTGGTTAGTGACTGGGGTGTATTACGATTACGGTAACCCCTACAGCCAGATCATGATGTCCCAGTACAACTGGTTATCGGTATTTGCTGGCGAAGGTAATGTTTCCCTTGCGGTAGTATTTAGCCCTGGGCATCACGATACTGATGCATTGAAAAAACGCCTGATCAGTGAATTTCGCTTTGGTATTGATCGAATACACAGCAATGCAGTGATTCATAAGAAGGCGATGAGGGTGTTTGATAGAACTTTTACTATCACCGATACCTTGGGAAATATCACTTTGTTGATTGCTGTATGTGGCATTTTCTTTGCCACCTTAGCGGGGGAGATTTCTCGTCAACGACATGTATCGCTCTTACGGTGCCTTGGTGTATCGGGCAAAGAGCTCGTGTGGGTTGGCGCTCTACAATTGTTTGTCTTTTGGGCAATAGCGCTGTTGATTGCTTTACCTCTTGGTATTTTGCTCGCCCATCTAATGGTGGATGTGTTACTACGTGACTCTTTTGGCTGGACAATGCAGGTACAGTTAGTGCCTAGTAAATATGCACAAACAGCATTGCTTTCTATGTTGGCCCTGCTGGTGGCAGGAGCGTTACCTGTATTGCGATTGGTGCGTAAATCACCATTGAAATCATTGAGGGATGCCTTGTAA
- a CDS encoding lipocalin-like domain-containing protein: MRTSRHGWCLPLIVFLIVLLVVGLGYAFWGGLLVHRSNQDNSLAPFFSEQQHYQEVKAERPVVLPQDFSFHPAFQNEWWTLMANVTDSDGHRYGIQWTYMRLAHDDVESISWEHPQLYLAQVAVSDKHHVWKSQRLSRGGIGQAGLSLKPFHLWLDNWDWHGMTESPLPGVLAVDTDEVSFRLSMAAQTPFVLPGHQGYKSLNRDGPVALYAIDMPRIEMTGSLRLRGVNKPISVSGIAWLSKRWGNDFVMQKNRNWDWMVFHLQGGTELSVTRYRQSNQMPFDGGVLTLQNGEVHNLGPDELMIVPQLVATTDNGHEIPSQWHIQVPAYGIDLTATTINKDLWLPFIVPYWQGPVNVSGSHSAVGFMQLTGY; this comes from the coding sequence ATGAGAACTTCTCGTCATGGCTGGTGTTTGCCGTTAATTGTTTTTCTTATTGTTTTGTTGGTTGTTGGCCTTGGTTATGCCTTTTGGGGAGGTTTGCTTGTTCATCGTTCAAACCAAGATAATAGCCTCGCTCCTTTTTTCTCTGAACAGCAACATTATCAAGAGGTGAAGGCAGAGCGTCCCGTCGTATTGCCTCAGGATTTTTCGTTTCATCCCGCGTTTCAAAATGAGTGGTGGACTTTAATGGCGAATGTTACCGATAGTGATGGCCATCGGTATGGTATTCAATGGACTTATATGCGACTTGCTCACGATGATGTTGAGTCAATTAGCTGGGAGCATCCGCAACTTTACTTAGCGCAGGTGGCTGTTTCAGATAAACACCACGTATGGAAAAGTCAGCGTCTTTCTCGGGGCGGAATTGGTCAAGCAGGGCTATCGCTTAAACCGTTTCACTTGTGGCTTGATAATTGGGATTGGCACGGTATGACGGAATCTCCGTTACCGGGTGTGCTCGCTGTGGATACCGATGAGGTTAGCTTCAGGTTAAGCATGGCCGCACAAACACCATTCGTTTTACCCGGACACCAAGGCTACAAATCTCTTAATCGTGATGGTCCGGTGGCGCTATACGCCATAGATATGCCAAGGATTGAAATGACGGGGTCATTGCGGTTACGTGGTGTTAACAAGCCGATTTCAGTGTCTGGAATTGCATGGCTGAGTAAGCGCTGGGGCAATGATTTTGTCATGCAAAAAAACCGTAATTGGGATTGGATGGTTTTTCATTTACAGGGTGGAACCGAATTGTCGGTCACGCGTTACCGACAATCGAATCAAATGCCATTTGATGGGGGAGTGCTTACCTTACAAAATGGGGAAGTGCATAACCTTGGACCTGATGAGTTAATGATCGTGCCACAATTGGTTGCTACAACGGATAATGGACATGAAATTCCTTCTCAGTGGCATATTCAAGTTCCCGCTTATGGTATTGATTTAACCGCAACGACAATCAATAAAGATTTGTGGTTACCTTTTATTGTGCCATATTGGCAAGGACCGGTGAATGTGAGTGGTTCTCACAGTGCCGTTGGTTTTATGCAACTAACAGGTTACTGA
- the nhaA gene encoding Na+/H+ antiporter NhaA, translating into MGERIRKFFQMESASGIMLVIAAVLAMVVANSSLYPIYDGFLHHYVAGLSVAHWINDGLMAIFFLLIGLEVKRELMIGALQSKETAVFPAIAALGGMLAPALIYVLFNYQDQHAIGGWAIPAATDIAFALGIMALLGSRVPVSLKVFLLALAIIDDLGVVIIIALFYSNDLSTMALSIGLAMTVVLFVLNHFKVTRLLPYIIVGGILWIAVLKSGVHATLAGVVIGFAIPLKGKEGQPSPLKTLEHGLHPYVSFAILPLFAFANAGISLAGVSLDGLAGALPLGVALGLLVGKPLGIFTFSWLAIKSGVAKMPQGVGIRHIFAVSVLCGIGFTMSIFISSLAFGTEHSTYDTYARLGILMGSTMAAILGYSLLHSSLPKQVFKTDSVSE; encoded by the coding sequence ATGGGTGAACGGATACGTAAGTTTTTTCAAATGGAATCGGCCAGTGGCATCATGTTGGTGATTGCTGCTGTATTAGCAATGGTTGTTGCTAACTCTTCTCTCTATCCAATCTACGATGGTTTCTTGCATCATTATGTTGCCGGGTTGTCCGTAGCTCATTGGATTAATGATGGGTTAATGGCAATTTTCTTCTTGCTTATCGGGTTAGAAGTAAAGCGCGAACTGATGATTGGTGCTCTGCAATCGAAAGAAACAGCAGTGTTTCCTGCTATTGCTGCTTTAGGGGGAATGCTTGCCCCTGCACTTATTTACGTATTATTTAACTATCAAGATCAACATGCGATCGGTGGCTGGGCTATCCCTGCAGCAACAGATATTGCATTTGCTTTAGGTATTATGGCGTTATTGGGTAGTCGAGTTCCGGTGAGCTTGAAAGTCTTTTTGCTTGCTTTGGCTATCATTGATGACTTAGGCGTTGTTATTATTATCGCTCTGTTTTATAGCAATGATTTGTCAACAATGGCGCTTTCGATTGGTCTTGCGATGACAGTAGTACTGTTTGTACTGAATCATTTCAAGGTTACGCGCTTGCTTCCTTATATCATCGTTGGTGGTATCTTGTGGATAGCTGTGCTCAAATCTGGCGTGCATGCCACTCTAGCAGGGGTTGTGATTGGTTTTGCTATTCCGCTCAAAGGTAAAGAAGGCCAGCCTTCACCACTCAAAACTCTAGAACATGGTCTTCACCCTTATGTTTCATTTGCTATCTTACCGTTATTTGCTTTTGCCAATGCAGGTATTTCTCTGGCAGGGGTATCGTTAGATGGGCTAGCTGGAGCATTGCCTCTGGGTGTAGCGCTTGGGCTGTTGGTTGGCAAACCGTTGGGTATATTCACGTTTAGCTGGTTAGCAATTAAATCAGGCGTGGCGAAAATGCCACAAGGTGTTGGTATTCGTCATATCTTTGCTGTGTCGGTTTTGTGTGGTATTGGTTTTACCATGTCAATCTTCATCTCCTCTTTAGCGTTTGGAACGGAGCATTCGACTTACGATACGTATGCTCGTTTAGGGATTTTAATGGGTTCAACCATGGCGGCTATTTTGGGGTACAGCTTGCTCCATTCATCGCTGCCTAAACAAGTGTTTAAAACAGATTCGGTATCCGAATAA
- a CDS encoding pyridoxal phosphate-dependent class III aminotransferase yields the protein MSTAFGVENSISTMFSSQVPVLTGTYDLTPDEVLLDQAAMESEVRSYPRRLPIAIKQAYGCLVEDTRGQIFLDCLAGAGTLALGYNHPEINQALKDQLDAGLPYQTLDIATKAKTNYIQAVRNFLPTELGDNCVIQFCGPSGADCVEAAIKLAKQTTGRNTMFAFRGAYHGMTNGTMGMMGNLGTKARRTGLMSDVHFMPFPYDLRCPFGLGGDEGAKAGIRYIERLLNDDEAGIAKPAAIIVEPVQGEGGVVPAPAFWLRELRRICDEHGIMLIFDEIQCGVGKTGYNFAFEESGIVPDVLCLSKAIGGGMPMSLLVINKKCDTWRPGEHTGTFRGNQLAMVAGAKALEIITRDNLTQEAREKGAYLRAGFEKIAQRLNCVADVRGKGLMLGLEIKDPSGELNKFGEPKAGSELTLKIQRAALERGLMVEKGGREGSVIRFLPPLIISYEQLDFALRVLEEAMIAAGASRVEEEEAHNQEWKKHFIHTGALGSKDFARAMHQTTEAMRAVFEQVNAPYSGLEPEQLEQAINAVDLDNKNAPLQQVIEETAELVAKNSIIVQHPHCIAHLHTPPLMPSVVAEAIIGSLNQSMDSWDQASAATYVEQKVVNWLCDKYDLGAASDGIFTSGGTQSNQMGLMLARDWIADKTSGHSIQKLGLPEYADKLRIICSKKSHFTVQKSAAWMGLGEKAIIAVDAHDNGTMDVSQLNDVIASAKAEGLIPFAIVGTAGTTDHGAIDDLNAIADVAQEHGIWMHVDSAYGGALILSSHKDRLSGIERAQSISVDFHKLFFQTISCGALIVSDKANLKYLLHHADYLNREHDTLPNLVDKSIATTKRFDALKVFMTMQSVGPKQLGAMYDHLLAQTLQVADMVRSNSAFELLAEPSLSTVLFRTVNAKAANLDKLNQKVRIEALVKGIAVLGETVVNGQSALKFTILNPCLKTSDFEALLANIETLAEELAN from the coding sequence ATGAGTACAGCCTTTGGTGTCGAGAATTCAATTTCGACCATGTTCTCTTCTCAAGTTCCAGTATTAACTGGTACATACGATCTAACTCCAGATGAAGTGCTTCTTGATCAAGCAGCAATGGAGTCAGAAGTCCGTTCTTACCCACGTCGTCTTCCTATTGCAATTAAGCAGGCATATGGCTGTTTAGTTGAAGACACTCGCGGACAAATCTTCCTAGATTGTCTTGCTGGCGCAGGTACCTTGGCTTTAGGGTACAATCACCCTGAGATCAACCAAGCATTGAAAGATCAGTTAGACGCTGGTTTGCCATATCAAACCTTAGATATTGCGACTAAAGCAAAAACAAATTATATCCAAGCTGTGCGTAATTTCTTACCGACAGAATTAGGGGATAATTGCGTCATTCAGTTCTGTGGTCCTTCTGGCGCAGACTGTGTTGAAGCCGCGATTAAACTAGCGAAACAAACGACTGGTCGCAACACCATGTTTGCTTTCCGTGGGGCATACCATGGCATGACAAACGGCACAATGGGCATGATGGGTAACTTGGGGACGAAAGCTCGTCGTACAGGTTTGATGTCTGACGTTCATTTTATGCCTTTCCCATACGATCTACGCTGCCCGTTTGGTCTTGGCGGTGATGAAGGTGCCAAAGCTGGTATTCGTTATATCGAACGTCTTCTTAATGATGACGAAGCCGGTATTGCTAAACCTGCGGCTATCATCGTAGAACCTGTTCAAGGTGAAGGCGGTGTGGTTCCTGCCCCAGCATTCTGGCTACGTGAACTTCGTCGTATCTGTGACGAGCACGGCATCATGCTTATCTTTGATGAAATCCAATGTGGTGTTGGTAAAACAGGTTACAACTTCGCGTTTGAAGAATCCGGTATTGTGCCTGATGTATTGTGTTTGTCTAAAGCAATTGGTGGCGGTATGCCAATGTCATTGCTTGTTATCAACAAGAAGTGCGATACATGGCGTCCGGGTGAACACACGGGAACATTCCGTGGTAACCAACTTGCGATGGTTGCAGGCGCTAAGGCATTAGAAATCATTACACGTGACAATCTGACTCAGGAAGCTCGTGAGAAGGGTGCTTATTTGCGTGCTGGCTTTGAAAAGATTGCTCAACGCCTTAACTGTGTTGCTGATGTGCGTGGTAAAGGTTTGATGCTTGGGCTTGAAATCAAAGACCCAAGTGGTGAACTTAACAAGTTTGGCGAACCTAAAGCGGGATCGGAACTGACACTTAAGATTCAGCGTGCAGCACTTGAGCGTGGCTTGATGGTGGAAAAAGGTGGCCGTGAAGGTTCGGTTATTCGTTTCCTACCGCCATTGATTATCTCTTACGAACAACTTGATTTTGCGCTACGTGTGCTTGAAGAAGCCATGATTGCTGCAGGCGCAAGCCGTGTTGAGGAAGAAGAAGCACATAATCAAGAGTGGAAAAAGCACTTTATCCATACTGGCGCTTTAGGCAGTAAAGATTTCGCTCGTGCAATGCACCAAACGACAGAAGCAATGCGTGCTGTGTTTGAACAAGTCAATGCGCCTTATTCAGGTCTAGAGCCTGAGCAACTAGAGCAGGCCATTAATGCGGTTGATCTAGACAACAAAAATGCGCCACTTCAACAAGTGATTGAAGAAACGGCTGAACTTGTTGCTAAAAACTCAATTATTGTACAGCACCCACACTGTATTGCGCACTTACATACGCCACCATTGATGCCATCTGTGGTCGCTGAAGCGATCATTGGTTCACTTAACCAATCAATGGACTCTTGGGACCAAGCTTCTGCAGCGACTTATGTTGAGCAAAAAGTGGTTAATTGGTTATGTGACAAATATGATCTGGGCGCAGCTTCTGACGGTATTTTCACTAGTGGTGGTACTCAAAGCAACCAAATGGGCTTAATGCTCGCTCGTGATTGGATCGCAGACAAAACATCGGGTCACTCAATTCAAAAATTGGGTCTACCAGAGTATGCGGACAAATTACGCATCATCTGTTCTAAGAAATCTCATTTCACAGTGCAAAAATCTGCTGCGTGGATGGGGCTTGGTGAAAAAGCAATTATTGCTGTTGATGCACATGACAACGGCACGATGGATGTGTCTCAGCTTAATGATGTGATTGCGTCAGCGAAAGCGGAAGGGTTAATTCCATTTGCTATCGTTGGTACAGCAGGTACAACCGATCACGGTGCTATTGATGATTTGAATGCGATTGCCGATGTCGCTCAAGAACATGGCATTTGGATGCATGTAGATAGTGCTTACGGCGGTGCTTTGATTCTAAGTAGTCACAAAGATCGTTTATCTGGTATCGAACGCGCACAATCTATCAGTGTTGACTTCCACAAATTGTTCTTCCAAACAATCAGTTGTGGTGCCTTGATTGTCAGTGATAAAGCAAATCTTAAATACTTGCTTCATCATGCTGACTATTTAAATCGTGAACACGATACATTGCCAAATCTTGTGGACAAGTCCATTGCAACCACAAAACGTTTTGATGCGCTAAAAGTGTTTATGACAATGCAAAGTGTTGGTCCTAAACAATTAGGTGCTATGTACGATCACTTGCTAGCTCAAACACTGCAAGTGGCTGATATGGTCCGCAGCAACTCTGCTTTTGAGCTGTTGGCTGAGCCATCTCTTTCTACGGTATTGTTCCGTACCGTAAATGCTAAAGCGGCTAATTTGGACAAACTGAACCAGAAAGTTCGAATTGAAGCTTTAGTTAAAGGTATCGCTGTGTTAGGCGAAACCGTTGTGAATGGTCAATCTGCATTGAAATTCACAATCCTGAACCCATGCTTAAAGACCTCAGATTTTGAGGCTTTACTGGCTAACATTGAAACTCTAGCTGAAGAGCTAGCGAACTAA
- a CDS encoding carboxynorspermidine synthase produces MSILQIGAGGVGWVVAHKAAQNNDVLGDITIASRSIEKCEKIIESIKGKNNLKDSTKKLEAKAVNADDVEALVALIKDVQPDLVINAGPPWVNVSIMEACYQAKVSYLDTSVAVDLCSEGQQVPEAYDPQWAFREKFEEAGITGILGAGFDPGVVSVFAAYAAKHLFDEIETIDVMDINAGDHGKKFATNFDPETNMLEIQGDSFYWEQEEWHQVPCHTRMMEFDFPRCGNFKVYSMAHDEVRSLKEFIPAKRIEFWMGFGDRYLNYFNCMRDIGLLSADPVTLQDGTSVYPLKVLKALLPDPTSLAPGYTGLTCIGTWVRGKKDGKERSVFIYNNADHEVAYKDVEHQAIAYTTGVPAITAALQYFRGEWAGKGVYNMEQLNPDPFLETMPTIGLSWDVQELDPSEPVIHHLDKE; encoded by the coding sequence ATGTCTATTCTACAGATTGGGGCGGGCGGAGTTGGTTGGGTTGTTGCACATAAAGCAGCTCAAAACAATGACGTGCTGGGTGATATTACCATTGCTTCTCGTTCTATTGAGAAGTGTGAGAAGATCATTGAATCGATTAAAGGTAAAAATAACCTGAAAGATTCTACTAAGAAGTTAGAAGCGAAAGCAGTTAATGCTGACGACGTGGAAGCGTTGGTGGCATTAATTAAAGACGTGCAACCTGATCTTGTTATTAACGCTGGCCCTCCTTGGGTCAACGTTTCTATCATGGAAGCATGTTATCAAGCTAAAGTTTCTTACTTAGACACTTCTGTCGCTGTGGATTTATGTTCAGAAGGTCAACAAGTTCCTGAAGCTTACGACCCTCAATGGGCATTCCGTGAGAAGTTTGAAGAAGCAGGAATCACCGGCATCCTTGGTGCTGGTTTTGACCCTGGTGTTGTTAGTGTGTTTGCCGCATATGCTGCCAAACACCTTTTTGATGAAATAGAAACCATTGATGTTATGGACATTAATGCAGGTGACCACGGTAAAAAGTTTGCGACTAACTTTGACCCAGAAACGAACATGCTTGAAATCCAAGGTGATTCTTTCTACTGGGAACAAGAAGAATGGCATCAAGTACCATGTCACACTCGTATGATGGAATTTGATTTTCCACGTTGTGGCAACTTCAAAGTTTACTCAATGGCGCATGATGAAGTACGTTCACTAAAAGAATTCATCCCAGCAAAACGCATTGAGTTTTGGATGGGCTTTGGTGACCGTTATCTAAACTACTTCAACTGCATGCGAGATATTGGTTTGCTAAGTGCAGATCCTGTAACACTGCAAGACGGCACATCGGTTTATCCACTTAAAGTATTGAAGGCATTATTGCCTGATCCAACCTCGTTGGCACCAGGTTACACTGGTTTAACGTGTATTGGTACTTGGGTTCGTGGTAAGAAAGATGGCAAAGAGCGCAGTGTATTCATCTATAACAATGCAGACCATGAAGTCGCTTATAAAGATGTTGAACATCAAGCCATTGCTTATACTACCGGCGTACCAGCGATTACCGCTGCACTGCAGTATTTCCGTGGTGAGTGGGCTGGCAAAGGTGTGTACAATATGGAGCAATTGAATCCAGACCCATTCTTGGAAACCATGCCAACCATTGGTTTGAGCTGGGATGTACAAGAGTTGGATCCAAGTGAGCCTGTGATTCACCATCTTGATAAAGAATAA
- the nspC gene encoding carboxynorspermidine decarboxylase — protein sequence MQKSDLKTPYFMIDEAKLIHNLEIAKRLKELSGVKLVLALKCFSTWGVFDIIKPYLDGTTSSGPFEVKLGYETFGGETHAYSVGYSEEDVKEVADICDKMIFNSQSQLKAYRHIIEGKASIGLRLNPGVSYAGQDLANPARQFSRLGVQADHIDPAVLETVNGVMFHMNCENKDVDAFTSLLDAISERFGAYLDNMEWVSLGGGVFFTWPGYDVEKLAVALKAFSERHGVQLYLEPGEAIITKTTDLVVTVVDLVENGMKTAIVDSATEAHRLDTLIYNEPASIMEASEQGEHEYVIGSCSCLAGDQFCVARFAEPLQIGQRLHIMDSAGYTMVKLNWFNGLRMPTVYCERSNGEIQKLNEFGFEDFKRSLSQWSVY from the coding sequence ATGCAGAAAAGTGATTTGAAAACTCCGTATTTTATGATTGATGAAGCTAAGTTAATTCATAACTTGGAAATCGCTAAACGTCTTAAAGAGCTATCAGGTGTTAAACTGGTTCTTGCTCTGAAATGTTTCTCAACTTGGGGCGTTTTTGACATCATCAAACCTTACCTTGATGGTACAACCAGCTCAGGTCCTTTTGAAGTAAAACTCGGTTATGAAACCTTTGGCGGAGAAACGCACGCCTACAGTGTGGGTTATTCTGAAGAAGATGTGAAAGAAGTTGCTGATATCTGCGACAAGATGATCTTTAACTCTCAATCACAATTAAAAGCTTACCGCCATATTATTGAGGGTAAAGCATCGATCGGTTTACGTTTGAATCCGGGCGTAAGTTATGCGGGGCAAGACCTTGCTAACCCTGCGCGTCAATTTTCTCGTTTAGGTGTTCAAGCTGACCATATCGACCCTGCCGTGCTTGAAACGGTTAACGGTGTGATGTTCCACATGAACTGTGAAAATAAAGATGTAGATGCCTTTACGTCTTTGTTGGATGCGATCTCAGAACGGTTTGGCGCTTACCTAGACAACATGGAATGGGTGAGTCTTGGTGGCGGCGTTTTCTTTACTTGGCCGGGCTACGATGTTGAAAAATTAGCCGTCGCGCTTAAAGCCTTCTCTGAGCGTCACGGTGTACAACTTTACTTAGAGCCGGGTGAAGCGATCATCACTAAGACCACCGACTTAGTAGTAACGGTTGTGGACTTGGTTGAGAATGGCATGAAGACAGCTATCGTTGATTCTGCCACAGAAGCGCACCGTTTAGATACGCTGATCTATAACGAGCCAGCGTCTATTATGGAAGCGTCAGAGCAGGGTGAACACGAATACGTGATTGGTTCATGTTCTTGTTTGGCTGGCGACCAATTTTGTGTGGCTCGTTTTGCTGAGCCGCTGCAAATTGGCCAACGCCTACACATTATGGACAGTGCCGGCTATACCATGGTGAAACTCAACTGGTTTAATGGTTTGCGTATGCCAACGGTGTACTGTGAACGTTCTAATGGTGAAATTCAAAAACTCAACGAGTTTGGTTTTGAAGATTTCAAACGTTCATTGTCACAATGGTCGGTTTATTAA